DNA sequence from the Parabacteroides pacaensis genome:
ACTGAATGTAAAGTTCTTCCACCTGAAATTGCTACTGAGGCTTCCTTGCCATTTCGGCTCGGCACAACCCAAATATTGCGTATTATCGGTTACTAATATTTTTCCGGACGCATCTACTAATTTCCGTCCTTCCTCGTCCCGCTTCCAGGCTCGCCCGCGTATTACACCGTAAGGCATGCCTTCTTCCAGCATGATACTCACGTTGCTTTGTTTCATCAATTGCACGTTGGGATTGCCGTCTACCACCTTCATGACCCGCGACCTGTTGCGCGACCAGTTTATATTGGCATTCCATTCAAAGGTTTTCGTTTGTACGGGTGTTCCCGACAATACGACTTCCCATCCTTGATTCCTTATATGGCCCGTGTTAAGATACCGGTAACTATATCCGCTCGGCACAGGAAGAGCTACCTTGGTAATCAAATCGTATGCATCCGAACGATAATAAGTAACATCGATGCCCAGCCTATTCTGCAGAAAACGGAGATCCGCTCCTACTTCCAAGGAACGGTTTTGTTCAGGCAAAAGATCCGGATTGTTCATGGTAGTATTGATCGTTTGCAACGGCGAACCGTTATAAATGCTCCCCAGCGCATACGTTTGCGAAATGCGATAAGGCTCCGTATCGGAACCTGCATAGGCAAAAGAAGCCCTTATTTTCCCGAAAGACAAAATCCGGGGATTGATGTGAAGCAATTCACTAAAAATAAAGCTGGCTCCCACCGAGGGGTAAAAATAAGAACAGTTGTTTACCGGAAGGGTAGACGACCAGTCGTTGCGGGCTGTTACATCCACATACAAAAAATTATCGTAACCTAGCGAAGCCGAAGCGTAGGCAGAGCGAATCAATTTGTGCGACTTTATCTGGGTAACGGTAGGATACTCGTCGGAATTGGATATATTCCGGAAGCCTGCCACTAAAATACTATTTACACTCTGCGTCTGTTTTTCGGACTTGCGCTCATAACGGCTGATACCGGCAAGTGCCTGTAGTGATATTTTACCGAAATTCCGGTTATACATCAATAACGCTTCAAAATTAGTAGAAGCACTATTATTAGTCCAGTTCTTCATGCCGCCATCCACATCGCTTCTGGCACCCAAGTTAAAAAATTCGGTCCCTCGCCACCAATACGCGTCCAAGCCGGCTTTTCCTACGGCTTTCAGGCCCGGCAGGAGTTGGATTTCCAGGTTCATAGAACCGTTAAGCCGGTCGCGCGTGTCGGAATTTGTGTTTTCGTAAATGTTCCAATACGGATTATATCCGCGTTCGCCGATAGGAATAAGTTCGTTTCCCGCCTCGTCTTTGTAATGTTTAAGTACATCGATAGACAAGGTGCGGGGTAAAGTAACGAAAGCATAAACCGGATTGCGGTCCGAACCGTTCATATATTGGCGGTTATCTACCTTTTCATGGGAATAAGTAACTTTAGAATCTAAAGTAACTCCTTTTAGAATGGTATTCAACAGGCGAAGATTAAATACGTCTTTGTGGTTTTCATTAATTCCATGTACAACACTGTTACTATTTCCCCGTGTGTAAGAAACGCGGTAATTATTACTTTTCGAGCCACCTTCCACAGAAAGCGTGTGAGTGTACCGGTGAGCTATGTCATAAAAGTCCGATACATTCTCCGGATGGGCAGAATGAGTAGTGAGCACCCCGTCGTGCCCGTAAATAACCTGGTCCCATAAAGGAGCTCCCCAGCTACGTAGCTTAGCACCCGCCGAGGTATTGTATCCGCTAAAATCAGGCAGATCCGTAGTTTTACGCGTGCCATTCGGAGGAAGAGTCAATTTATGGTCGAGCGTATATGCATTTTCTCCCGTTCCCCAGCCATTCTGATATTCCAGGAGCTGGGAGATCTTTTCAAACTGGAAATTTCCATTGTAAGAGATCTTAGGCTTTCCAAAAGCATCGGCACGTTTTGTGGTTACCAGCACAACTCCTTGTGCAGCCCTCGAACCGTATAACGCAGCCGCATTGGGGCCTTTTAAAATTTCAATGCTTTCGATATCGTCCGGGTTAATATCAGCTACCGGGTTCCCCAAGTCCGGCGAACCGGAACCGCCGTCTATCGTCACCCCTCCATCACCCGGCTGGTTTTCAATAATCATGCCGTCGATAACAAATACCGGCTGTGAGTTTTCGGTAAGCGAACTGGTTCCGCGAATTACGATACGTCCGCTCCCGTTGCTTGTTCCCGGTGGGGTAATAGACACACCCGCCACTTTTCCCGAAAGGGAGGCAACCAGGTTTCCCCCGTTATTTTCGGCTAACGATTCTGCATTTACGCTTTGCCGGGAGTAATTAAGGCTTTTTGCTTCACGCGTCACCCCTAAAGCTGTAACTACTACCTCTCCCAACGCTTCGGAAGTACCGGAAAGGGTGA
Encoded proteins:
- a CDS encoding SusC/RagA family TonB-linked outer membrane protein — protein: MKNYFLILFLCVISVSGYAQSKRITGKVTDASDGSPVIGVTIVALGANGNGAGKTVGTITGPDGTYAIDVPAGFTSLRFSYIGMETKTVKMNGQTQVNVTLSGTSEALGEVVVTALGVTREAKSLNYSRQSVNAESLAENNGGNLVASLSGKVAGVSITPPGTSNGSGRIVIRGTSSLTENSQPVFVIDGMIIENQPGDGGVTIDGGSGSPDLGNPVADINPDDIESIEILKGPNAAALYGSRAAQGVVLVTTKRADAFGKPKISYNGNFQFEKISQLLEYQNGWGTGENAYTLDHKLTLPPNGTRKTTDLPDFSGYNTSAGAKLRSWGAPLWDQVIYGHDGVLTTHSAHPENVSDFYDIAHRYTHTLSVEGGSKSNNYRVSYTRGNSNSVVHGINENHKDVFNLRLLNTILKGVTLDSKVTYSHEKVDNRQYMNGSDRNPVYAFVTLPRTLSIDVLKHYKDEAGNELIPIGERGYNPYWNIYENTNSDTRDRLNGSMNLEIQLLPGLKAVGKAGLDAYWWRGTEFFNLGARSDVDGGMKNWTNNSASTNFEALLMYNRNFGKISLQALAGISRYERKSEKQTQSVNSILVAGFRNISNSDEYPTVTQIKSHKLIRSAYASASLGYDNFLYVDVTARNDWSSTLPVNNCSYFYPSVGASFIFSELLHINPRILSFGKIRASFAYAGSDTEPYRISQTYALGSIYNGSPLQTINTTMNNPDLLPEQNRSLEVGADLRFLQNRLGIDVTYYRSDAYDLITKVALPVPSGYSYRYLNTGHIRNQGWEVVLSGTPVQTKTFEWNANINWSRNRSRVMKVVDGNPNVQLMKQSNVSIMLEEGMPYGVIRGRAWKRDEEGRKLVDASGKILVTDNTQYLGCAEPKWQGSLSSNFRWKNFTFSFLFDARIGGSLYSGTWNRATTAGVVAESMEGREGYFLSNIIYGESSSKLTGGYQYPDAYFEDGTRCLLHVKPNNRYASYDERSVFDASYIKFREFSVGYNVPKSFLKKLYVISHARLSVVGRNLAILYQETPKGIDPEASSQSGNAQGIEYGGMPPVASLGFDVKITF